CGGGTTAGGTTTGGCCATTGTAAAAAAAATCGTCGAACTGCACGGCGGCCGTGTATGGGTGGTCAGCGAAAAAGGCAAAGGATCGGTTTTCAGTTTCTCGCTTCCGAAAACCGAAGTCTGATTTTGAATCAACCGAATTACTTTACATAAATTCTGCGGAGGCAATTATGAAAATTGAACATCGTCCCGTCAAACTCAAGCGGGCTGAACGTCCGCTGATACTGGCCATCGATATCGGTACGTCGTCAACGCGCGCGTTGGTGTACGATGCATTGGGGAGGCCCGTGAAAAACGCCGTTTTTCAGGTGGGATATATGATGAATACAACGCCCGACGGTGGTGTGTTTGCCAATCCGAAATTAATTGTAGACAGTACGGCCGAATGTATCGACCAAGTCATGAAAGCTTTGGGTAAACATGCCGAGGACATTAAGGGCGTCGGGTTTGATACTTTCTGGCACAACATGATGGGTATCGATGCCGCCGGTAAACCGACGACGGCCGTGATCAATTGGGCCGACACGCGTCCGCGGAGCGTCGTCGATATGCTGCGTTCGAAACTGGATGCCGAAGAGATTCACGCGCGTACCGGTTGTGTATTGCATCCGAGTTATCTGCCGGCAAAAATTTTATGGTTTGCGCAACACCAGAAAGAAGCGTTCAGAAAAACCCGGACGTGGATGTCCATCGGTGAATATTTGTATTATGTTTTTTTTGGCAAAGCGGTGTGCGGCATTTCGATGGCCTCGGGCACCGGTTTGCTCAATCAGAATACGGCGCAATGGGATGAAAAAATTTTTGAAGCGCTGCCGATCACGCCGGCGAAATTATCCGAATTGGGCGATGTGGACATGCCGTTGAGCGGTTTGAAAGCGGCTTTTGCCAAACGCTGGCCGGCATTGGCGCACATTCCGTGGCTGCCGGCAGTGGGCGACGGAGCCAGTTCCAATATAGGAACCGGTTGCGTTGAGGCGGATCAACTTTGCATTGTCATGGGTACGTCGGGAGCGTTACGCGTTTTGTGGGAAGCGAAATCCGTCGAGATTCCACCCGAGTTGTGGGTTTACCGTGCCGATAAACGGCGATTTGTAATGGGCGGTGCGTTGAGCGACGGTGGTAATTTGCGAAAATGGCTGGTGAGCCATCTGGCTATCGAAGGCGGCAAAAAAGGCGTCGACGCCGCCTGTCATTCAACCAAACCCGACGCGCACGGTCTGACGATTTTGCCATTCTGGGCGGGGGAACGCAGCACAGGATGGCACGAACACGCTCGCGGAATGATCGAAGGATTGAACCTGAATGTCAGCCGCGAATCGCTCGTTCGGGCAACGCTCGAATCGGTGTGTTATCGGTATGCGGCGATTTACGAAATTTTCAAACGCCAGAAAATGAAAGTCAAAACGATCATTGCGTCCGGCGGCGGGTTCGTCGATTCGGCGATGCTGACGCAAATGGCGTCGGATGTTTTGGGATTTCCGATCACGCAATCCGGCGAAGCGGAAGGTTCCGCACGCGGTGCAGCGATCATGGCTTTGGAAACCATCGGCGCGATCAAATCCATCGGCGATATGCCAGTGCCATTGGGAAAAACATTTAAGCCCAATACAAATGATCATCGAATCTACGCCGCCGCGCGTGAACGGCAACAAGTACTCTACGATCTGGTTTCCAAAAATTGGTGGGAAAGAGAAAAAGAGTAGGATATAATACGAAGAGCGAAACGATGTTTCGCTCTTCGTTTGCAATTATACAATCGTCTATTAAGCCGGCGTGCTTGTCCCTGCGGCGTCTGCCCGTTTATTTAAATCCATTTGCACGATGAACCAAACGGCCGGAGAAAAAACAAGCCACAGTACAAACATCAGCCAGCGATTGAATTGTTCGGTGGAAGCTTTTTCGTAGATTTCGCCAAATTTGTAGTACGAATAAAACGCTCCGAATGGCACGAAGATCAACACGGTCCACAATGCCGGAGACGCCTCTGCGTCATTGGTAATCTGTTTTAATTCCTCTGAAACAACATAGAACCAATAGATCACATACAATCCGCATGTGACGATGGTTAGCAAAACCTGCATCAGCATGTTCCGCTTTTTAATTACAGCCGCCATATTCTCCTCCGGAAATTAAAATTAAAGTAATCGGAATTAAGTTAAGTCAAAAAACAAGGACAATCAAGCGAGGCTTGTTTTTTAATGGACAAAGCTTGAGTGATGGGCTGCAAGTTTTAATATATTGGCGTTGTACTTGGCATTGGGGCAACACGATGAAGCGCTCAGTCATTTCCGGCAGTCGCTGGAAGTGCTGGGGTGGTACTGGGGAAGGGCACTCGCGAGAGGCTTAATTTATCATAACATCGCGATAGTGTATGATTTGCGCGGCGATTATGAACGGCGTTTGAATATTATACCAAAACTCTCCGGATCCGGGAGGCTGTCTTGGATCAGGATCACCCTAATATTGCGAATACGTACAACGATCTCGGAAATCTTTTTAACAATAAAAAAGATTTTGATCGTTCATTACAATATCATCGTCAAGCGTTGCAAAAACGAACGATCTTTTCATAGAGATCATTAGCCTCTATGGCTTTTTCGGGGTCATCCTCAGTCATTAAATTTTCAATAGGAGATTTCACCGGAGAATCGGAAGATTGGACCAAGGCGGCTTTCGGCAATAATGGCTTTTTCTTTTTTGGTTTCGCGCAGGAGTAATTTCCAACATTGAAAATAAATTGATTTGATTACATAATGTTCTTCAATGCTATGAATATCCTGTTCCTTAATAGAAACAATGTTCAGGAACACCTGGTTGGCCAGCGCATCAAAATCGGCCAATTCGGTTTTAGAAAAATCGCGCTGGTGTTTGGAATGAAAACCGCAGATAAATTCATACCCGCGGGTACCGGGCGAAAAATAAAGCTGATAAAGTTTTTCCGGTTTCATGCCTGCACCGCTTTGAAAAAAGCCTGAAGTTTCTGGGTATCCAGTTTTCCATCCGTTCTGACGCCGCTACAGACGTCCAGGCCGAACGGCCCGACGGCATCGATCGCTTCACGAACATTGGAAGGATTCAGTCCTCCGGCGAGGAACATCGGTATCGTCAGTCGTTCGCGGATCGTGCGGCTGATGCGCCAGTCATGCCGTCGTCCGGTGCCGCCGAGTTCTTTCACCGCCAGATTCTGATTGCCGCTGTCGA
This sequence is a window from bacterium. Protein-coding genes within it:
- a CDS encoding gluconokinase; the protein is MKIEHRPVKLKRAERPLILAIDIGTSSTRALVYDALGRPVKNAVFQVGYMMNTTPDGGVFANPKLIVDSTAECIDQVMKALGKHAEDIKGVGFDTFWHNMMGIDAAGKPTTAVINWADTRPRSVVDMLRSKLDAEEIHARTGCVLHPSYLPAKILWFAQHQKEAFRKTRTWMSIGEYLYYVFFGKAVCGISMASGTGLLNQNTAQWDEKIFEALPITPAKLSELGDVDMPLSGLKAAFAKRWPALAHIPWLPAVGDGASSNIGTGCVEADQLCIVMGTSGALRVLWEAKSVEIPPELWVYRADKRRFVMGGALSDGGNLRKWLVSHLAIEGGKKGVDAACHSTKPDAHGLTILPFWAGERSTGWHEHARGMIEGLNLNVSRESLVRATLESVCYRYAAIYEIFKRQKMKVKTIIASGGGFVDSAMLTQMASDVLGFPITQSGEAEGSARGAAIMALETIGAIKSIGDMPVPLGKTFKPNTNDHRIYAAARERQQVLYDLVSKNWWEREKE
- a CDS encoding DUF4234 domain-containing protein, which translates into the protein MAAVIKKRNMLMQVLLTIVTCGLYVIYWFYVVSEELKQITNDAEASPALWTVLIFVPFGAFYSYYKFGEIYEKASTEQFNRWLMFVLWLVFSPAVWFIVQMDLNKRADAAGTSTPA
- a CDS encoding tetratricopeptide repeat protein, with amino-acid sequence MALGQHDEALSHFRQSLEVLGWYWGRALARGLIYHNIAIVYDLRGDYERRLNIIPKLSGSGRLSWIRITLILRIRTTISEIFLTIKKILIVHYNIIVKRCKNERSFHRDH
- a CDS encoding phosphoribosylanthranilate isomerase; translation: DSGNQNLAVKELGGTGRRHDWRISRTIRERLTIPMFLAGGLNPSNVREAIDAVGPFGLDVCSGVRTDGKLDTQKLQAFFKAVQA